One segment of Deltaproteobacteria bacterium DNA contains the following:
- a CDS encoding antibiotic biosynthesis monooxygenase, with product MDYVLIVHAVKDYPAWKKIFDDAAILRKEAGEEMYYVLHAENDSNRIIHFSRRASIAKAKAFFESPRLVEIRRQAGVEAPEFNYLHLLERGDL from the coding sequence ATGGACTATGTACTCATCGTGCATGCTGTTAAGGACTACCCGGCCTGGAAGAAGATCTTTGACGACGCAGCCATCCTTCGCAAGGAAGCAGGAGAGGAGATGTACTACGTTCTCCATGCCGAGAATGACTCCAACAGAATCATTCACTTCTCGCGGCGGGCATCAATCGCCAAGGCCAAAGCCTTCTTCGAGTCGCCGCGCCTGGTGGAGATTCGCCGTCAAGCCGGCGTCGAAGCTCCGGAGTTCAACTACCTGCACCTTCTTGAGCGGGGCGACCTTTGA
- a CDS encoding Ldh family oxidoreductase, protein MLKNNPSAVVVLTPRDFRCVQDTACSVFADGKIIEAAKGGKPIHWDWATDEHGVPTLTPPWQQLNTWARIGGLPELDGTPVPISLERSPVIIIKGRPAQEGAGS, encoded by the coding sequence ATGCTGAAGAACAATCCTTCCGCAGTTGTCGTGCTCACGCCGAGGGACTTCCGCTGCGTGCAGGACACTGCGTGCAGTGTCTTTGCTGACGGCAAGATCATCGAGGCCGCAAAGGGAGGCAAGCCGATCCATTGGGATTGGGCGACGGACGAGCATGGCGTCCCCACTTTGACGCCGCCGTGGCAACAGTTGAATACCTGGGCGCGCATCGGCGGACTACCTGAGCTTGACGGAACGCCAGTGCCGATCTCACTTGAGCGATCCCCCGTGATCATCATCAAAGGTCGCCCCGCTCAAGAAGGTGCAGGTAGTTGA
- a CDS encoding lysophospholipase produces the protein LAFPEPGVGARNQSFRLMVAPTLWGRQARLRFSNALGTRPLELDGVYVGLQASAATLVPGSNRQVTFAGQTGVRVPIGTWVWSDPVVLPFAAQPNESLLAGRRLAVSFHVPSESGPMTWHAKALQTSYLSYPGAGAHGADEGETQFPITTTSWYFLDAIDMEAAEDAFAVVCFGDSITDGTLSTLNGDDRWPDVLARRLRAHHGNRIAVLNAGIGGNQVAGPAEYDASKPFPGGPSAAQRLERDVLALSGVGAVIWLEGINDFSRNGSAGADRVRSVMIDSIRRMRTKLPAARLLGATLPPALGATLPAHGSAEQDDQRRQLNDFIRSSDLFDAVIDFDHAIGDAETGALRTPFVHNTTTGGEGDKLHPNRLGYLQMGMAIDLGALLPLAKSRQR, from the coding sequence CTCGAACTGGACGGTGTTTACGTGGGACTGCAAGCGAGCGCCGCCACGCTGGTTCCGGGTTCGAATCGACAGGTCACTTTCGCGGGACAGACTGGCGTGCGCGTGCCTATCGGGACATGGGTGTGGAGCGATCCGGTTGTCTTGCCTTTCGCGGCGCAACCTAATGAGTCACTATTGGCGGGGCGTCGCCTGGCGGTAAGTTTTCATGTCCCCAGCGAGAGCGGGCCCATGACCTGGCATGCCAAGGCGCTGCAGACCTCCTACTTGAGTTATCCCGGCGCAGGGGCTCATGGTGCAGACGAAGGCGAAACGCAGTTCCCCATCACCACCACGTCTTGGTACTTTCTTGACGCCATCGATATGGAAGCAGCAGAGGATGCTTTCGCAGTCGTGTGTTTCGGCGACTCCATCACCGATGGAACGCTTTCAACCCTAAACGGCGACGACCGCTGGCCCGACGTGCTGGCGCGCCGCCTTCGCGCGCACCACGGCAACCGTATTGCCGTACTCAACGCGGGCATTGGCGGCAATCAGGTCGCGGGACCCGCGGAGTATGACGCCAGCAAACCCTTTCCTGGAGGCCCGTCAGCCGCGCAGCGACTCGAACGCGACGTGCTTGCGCTCTCGGGTGTCGGGGCGGTAATTTGGCTGGAGGGCATCAACGACTTCAGCCGCAACGGTAGCGCGGGCGCGGATAGAGTGAGGTCTGTCATGATCGATAGCATTCGACGCATGCGCACCAAGCTGCCCGCCGCGCGCTTGCTGGGTGCCACTTTGCCTCCCGCTCTTGGCGCCACACTACCGGCCCACGGCTCGGCGGAGCAGGATGACCAACGCCGGCAACTCAACGATTTCATTCGATCCAGCGACCTGTTCGATGCGGTCATCGACTTCGACCATGCGATCGGAGACGCCGAGACCGGCGCCCTGCGCACGCCGTTCGTACACAACACCACCACCGGAGGCGAGGGCGACAAGCTCCATCCCAACCGCTTGGGCTATCTTCAGATGGGAATGGCCATCGATCTGGGTGCGCTGCTGCCGCTTGCGAAGTCCCGTCAGCGATGA